In Dromiciops gliroides isolate mDroGli1 chromosome 4, mDroGli1.pri, whole genome shotgun sequence, one DNA window encodes the following:
- the GLTPD2 gene encoding glycolipid transfer protein domain-containing protein 2 isoform X1: MKLKLLPPDPKVWAPRHWLSCALPFTIFIFMLLFYLTGGKRKDELTGCGFRAQLCVPERSLTSQIEPGLKSGELHCLGPNKLPGQMISPFRESLTTEGDLQLPQFLDGWRKLVMLLDPLGTLFTFATQEASTKLSVLESYSRGPNSTHYHTFSAMANWEKDPSKLSSGLRTLVLLHRALRWAQLCLGGIARVQNADMGALCRKAYQSVLGPHHPWLIRQAANLAFLAFPRRRQLLAMVCPGATEQEAQEALSQVADTLEAVYNRTQVLLNERGMLAGRVTLKPTGGR, encoded by the exons ATGAAGCTAAAGCTGTTGCCCCCTGACCCTAAAGTTTGGGCCCCCAGGCACTGGCTCAGCTGTGCTCTTCCCTTCACCATCTTCATCTTCATGTTGCTGTTCTACCTGACTGGAGGGAAGCGAA aagATGAACTCACAGGCTGTGGATTCAGGGCTCAACTCTGTGTTCCAGAGAGATCTTTGACTTCCCAG ATAGAGCCTGGACTGAAATCTGGTGAACTTCACTGCCTGGGCCCAAACAAGCTACCAGGCCAAATGATAAGTCCTTTTAGGGAGAGTTTAACAACTGAGGGAGACCTACAGCTGCCCCAGTTTCTGGATGGATGGAGAAAACTGGTCAT GCTCCTGGATCCCCTGGGCACCCTCTTTACCTTTGCCACCCAGGAAGCCTCCACAAAACTCTCAGTCCTGGAGTCTTATTCCCGAGGCCCCAACTCCACCCATTATCACACCTTCTCAGCCATGGCTAACTGGGAGAAGGATCCCTCTAAACTCTCTTCTGGTCTCCGTACATTGGTGCTTCTGCACCGAGCCCTGCGCTGGGCCCAGCTCTGCCTGGGAGGCATCGCCAGAGTTCAGAATGCAGACATGGGGGCTCTGTGCAGGAAAGCCTATCAGAGTGTGCTCGGCCCCCACCACCCATGGCTGATCCGCCAGGCGGCAAACTTAGCCTTCCTCGCCTTTCCCAGGCGGAGACAACTACTGGCAATGGTATGCCCAGGAGCTACTGAGCAGGAGGCCCAGGAGGCCCTTTCTCAGGTAGCTGACACACTGGAGGCTGTCTACAATCGCACCCAAGTGCTGCTAAATGAGAGGGGAATGCTGGCAGGGAGAGTTACTCTGAAGCCTACTGGGGGTAGGTAG
- the GLTPD2 gene encoding glycolipid transfer protein domain-containing protein 2 isoform X2 yields the protein MKLKLLPPDPKVWAPRHWLSCALPFTIFIFMLLFYLTGGKRNELTGCGFRAQLCVPERSLTSQIEPGLKSGELHCLGPNKLPGQMISPFRESLTTEGDLQLPQFLDGWRKLVMLLDPLGTLFTFATQEASTKLSVLESYSRGPNSTHYHTFSAMANWEKDPSKLSSGLRTLVLLHRALRWAQLCLGGIARVQNADMGALCRKAYQSVLGPHHPWLIRQAANLAFLAFPRRRQLLAMVCPGATEQEAQEALSQVADTLEAVYNRTQVLLNERGMLAGRVTLKPTGGR from the exons ATGAAGCTAAAGCTGTTGCCCCCTGACCCTAAAGTTTGGGCCCCCAGGCACTGGCTCAGCTGTGCTCTTCCCTTCACCATCTTCATCTTCATGTTGCTGTTCTACCTGACTGGAGGGAAGCGAA ATGAACTCACAGGCTGTGGATTCAGGGCTCAACTCTGTGTTCCAGAGAGATCTTTGACTTCCCAG ATAGAGCCTGGACTGAAATCTGGTGAACTTCACTGCCTGGGCCCAAACAAGCTACCAGGCCAAATGATAAGTCCTTTTAGGGAGAGTTTAACAACTGAGGGAGACCTACAGCTGCCCCAGTTTCTGGATGGATGGAGAAAACTGGTCAT GCTCCTGGATCCCCTGGGCACCCTCTTTACCTTTGCCACCCAGGAAGCCTCCACAAAACTCTCAGTCCTGGAGTCTTATTCCCGAGGCCCCAACTCCACCCATTATCACACCTTCTCAGCCATGGCTAACTGGGAGAAGGATCCCTCTAAACTCTCTTCTGGTCTCCGTACATTGGTGCTTCTGCACCGAGCCCTGCGCTGGGCCCAGCTCTGCCTGGGAGGCATCGCCAGAGTTCAGAATGCAGACATGGGGGCTCTGTGCAGGAAAGCCTATCAGAGTGTGCTCGGCCCCCACCACCCATGGCTGATCCGCCAGGCGGCAAACTTAGCCTTCCTCGCCTTTCCCAGGCGGAGACAACTACTGGCAATGGTATGCCCAGGAGCTACTGAGCAGGAGGCCCAGGAGGCCCTTTCTCAGGTAGCTGACACACTGGAGGCTGTCTACAATCGCACCCAAGTGCTGCTAAATGAGAGGGGAATGCTGGCAGGGAGAGTTACTCTGAAGCCTACTGGGGGTAGGTAG